The Hymenobacter sp. 5317J-9 genome has a window encoding:
- a CDS encoding protein-L-isoaspartate(D-aspartate) O-methyltransferase, translating into MTPLPDTYRHQGQRRALARELRQRGIHDERVLAAISAVPRHLFFEPAFEAHAYQDKAFPIGEGQTISQPYTVAFQTQLLGVQPGHRVLEVGTGSGYQCAVLLQLTPHVDSIEFNEKLYARTRLRLAALGAGGANLYCGDGSVGLPARAPFDGILVTAGAPGLPPALLRQLQIGGRLVIPVGDNQTQRMVRVTREGPESFVREEFEEFRFVPLLGASGWRTS; encoded by the coding sequence ATTACACCGCTTCCGGACACTTACCGCCACCAGGGCCAGCGGCGTGCGCTCGCCCGCGAGCTGCGCCAGCGCGGCATCCACGACGAGCGGGTGCTGGCGGCCATCTCGGCGGTGCCGCGCCACCTGTTCTTCGAGCCCGCCTTTGAGGCCCATGCCTACCAGGACAAGGCCTTTCCCATTGGCGAAGGGCAGACCATCTCGCAGCCCTACACCGTGGCCTTTCAGACGCAGCTGCTGGGCGTGCAGCCCGGCCACCGCGTGCTGGAAGTGGGCACCGGCTCGGGCTACCAGTGCGCCGTGCTGCTGCAGCTCACGCCCCACGTCGACAGCATCGAATTCAATGAAAAGCTGTATGCCCGCACCCGGCTGCGCCTGGCCGCGCTGGGGGCCGGCGGGGCTAATTTGTATTGCGGCGACGGCTCGGTGGGCTTGCCCGCCCGCGCGCCCTTCGACGGCATCTTGGTGACGGCCGGGGCGCCGGGGCTGCCCCCTGCCCTGCTGCGCCAGCTCCAGATTGGGGGCCGGCTGGTGATACCCGTGGGCGACAACCAGACGCAGCGCATGGTGCGCGTGACGCGCGAAGGCCCCGAAAGCTTCGTGCGCGAAGAATTTGAGGAGTTTCGCTTCGTGCCGCTGCTCGGGGCCAGCGGCTGGCGAACCTCCTAA
- a CDS encoding sugar transferase yields the protein MQLIRRFQYIKLVAADFGAALLAWMCFYLVRKYLLNELTGYRFTEGALFDLTGSAIFIAVFWTFLYTLVGEYRDIYRKSRLGEIIRLARVSLLGAVVIFFTLLLDDQGVVNYRAYYKTFSAYYLLHFFITGILRTIAVSSVQRQIRKGRISFPTLLVGSNALAMSTFHELARTSKHLGLRLVGFAPVGDTIDPGLAAELPARGSYQRLPALVRALKIEQIVIAIEPSEHRLIQDILTLLDGTPARVSILPDLYQMLLGSVKVNHLFGTPLIEIKQDLLPLWQVLLKRIIDVVGSALFLVLASWVYAFTALMVKLSSPGPVFYRQERIGRNGHPFRIIKFRSMFVDAEKAGPALSSDHDPRITKWGRFMRKVRLDELPQFWNVLKGDMSIVGPRPERQFFIDQIVKIAPHYRHLHRVRPGLTSLGQVKYGYAETVAQMVERLKFDILYIENMSLAMDFRVLLYTLKIIIEGRGK from the coding sequence TTGCAGCTCATCCGCCGATTTCAATACATCAAACTCGTCGCCGCCGATTTCGGCGCGGCCCTGCTGGCATGGATGTGCTTCTACCTCGTACGCAAATACTTGCTGAACGAGCTGACGGGTTACCGCTTCACCGAAGGGGCCCTGTTCGACCTCACCGGCTCGGCCATTTTCATCGCCGTGTTCTGGACCTTCCTCTACACGCTGGTGGGCGAGTACCGCGACATCTACCGCAAGTCACGCCTGGGCGAAATCATCCGCTTGGCGCGGGTGTCGCTGCTGGGGGCGGTGGTCATTTTCTTCACGCTGTTGCTCGACGACCAGGGCGTGGTGAACTACCGGGCCTACTACAAAACGTTTTCGGCCTACTACCTGCTGCATTTCTTCATCACGGGCATTTTGCGCACCATTGCCGTGAGCAGCGTGCAGCGCCAGATTCGCAAAGGACGCATTTCCTTTCCCACCTTGCTGGTGGGCTCCAATGCGTTGGCTATGAGCACATTTCACGAGTTGGCGCGAACCAGCAAGCATTTGGGCCTGCGGCTGGTGGGCTTTGCGCCCGTCGGCGACACCATCGACCCCGGCCTAGCCGCCGAACTGCCCGCGCGGGGTTCCTATCAGCGCCTGCCGGCCCTGGTGCGGGCCCTCAAGATTGAGCAAATCGTCATTGCCATCGAGCCCAGCGAGCACCGCCTCATTCAGGACATTCTCACGCTGCTCGACGGCACTCCGGCCCGGGTGAGCATCCTGCCCGACTTGTACCAGATGCTGCTGGGCTCGGTGAAGGTGAACCACTTATTTGGCACGCCGCTCATCGAAATCAAGCAGGATTTGCTGCCGCTGTGGCAGGTGCTGCTCAAGCGCATCATCGACGTGGTGGGTTCAGCTCTGTTTTTGGTGCTGGCCAGTTGGGTGTATGCTTTCACGGCCCTCATGGTGAAGCTGTCGTCGCCGGGCCCGGTGTTTTACCGGCAGGAGCGGATTGGGCGCAACGGCCACCCATTCCGCATCATCAAGTTCCGGTCGATGTTTGTTGATGCCGAAAAGGCCGGCCCCGCCCTCAGCTCTGACCACGACCCGCGCATCACCAAGTGGGGCCGCTTCATGCGCAAGGTGCGCCTCGACGAGCTGCCCCAGTTCTGGAACGTGCTGAAGGGCGACATGAGCATCGTGGGCCCCCGCCCCGAGCGCCAGTTTTTCATCGACCAGATTGTGAAAATTGCGCCGCACTACCGCCACCTGCACCGCGTGCGCCCCGGCCTCACGTCGCTGGGCCAGGTGAAATACGGCTACGCCGAAACCGTGGCCCAGATGGTGGAACGCCTCAAGTTCGACATTCTCTACATCGAGAACATGAGCCTGGCCATGGATTTCCGGGTGTTGCTCTACACGTTGAAAATCATCATCGAGGGGCGGGGAAAATAA